The Nocardioides humi genome includes a region encoding these proteins:
- a CDS encoding GH1 family beta-glucosidase: MTSNPSSAVRLPEGFLWGAATASYQIEGAVAEDGRTPSVWDTFATVPGAILDGDTGVEACDHYHRMPQDVALMAELGLDCYRFSIAWPRVRPDGGAPNPAGLDFYSRLVDELLGRGILPWVTLYHWDLPQALEDAGGWLSRDTAERFRDYALTVYDALGDRVRHWTTLNEPWCSAFLGYTGGQHAPGRQEGVAGVVAAHHLMLGHGLVVDELRRTGSPDDVLGITLNLTVAEPFDPAEPADVDAAERVDLLWNRMFLDPILRGSHAPELAARTEGMTWQGRAWQEFVHDGDLALIGAPLDVLGVNYYHGDGASGRTHPAADLLGSRISHPTRPTLSPFPGGQDIVFPRRGLPVTGLDWEVQPEGLTRLLRRLHEDYAAPALYITENGAAYEDVVAPDGSVHDPERLAYIEQHLLAIADAIDAGVDVRGYFAWSFLDNFEWAYGYAQRFGIVHVDYATQRRTPKSSALWYADVARTGRVPVRPASPASPTSPTSPSAAEAVG; the protein is encoded by the coding sequence ATGACCTCCAATCCGTCCAGTGCCGTCCGGCTTCCCGAGGGATTCCTGTGGGGAGCGGCCACGGCGTCGTACCAGATCGAGGGCGCGGTCGCCGAGGACGGCCGTACGCCGTCGGTGTGGGACACCTTCGCGACGGTGCCCGGCGCGATCCTCGACGGCGACACCGGCGTCGAGGCCTGCGACCACTACCACCGCATGCCGCAGGACGTCGCGCTGATGGCCGAGCTCGGGCTCGACTGCTACCGCTTCTCGATCGCCTGGCCGCGGGTCCGCCCCGACGGCGGCGCGCCGAACCCCGCGGGCCTGGACTTCTACTCCCGGCTCGTCGACGAGCTGCTCGGGCGCGGCATCCTGCCGTGGGTCACGCTCTACCACTGGGATCTCCCCCAGGCGCTCGAGGACGCCGGCGGCTGGCTGAGCCGCGACACCGCCGAGCGGTTCCGCGACTACGCCCTCACCGTGTACGACGCCCTCGGGGACCGGGTGCGGCACTGGACCACCCTCAACGAGCCGTGGTGCTCGGCCTTCCTCGGCTACACCGGCGGGCAGCACGCACCCGGCCGGCAGGAGGGCGTCGCCGGGGTCGTCGCCGCCCACCACCTGATGCTCGGGCACGGCCTGGTCGTCGACGAGCTGCGGCGCACCGGCTCGCCCGACGACGTCCTCGGCATCACCCTCAACCTCACGGTCGCCGAGCCGTTCGACCCGGCCGAGCCCGCCGACGTCGACGCCGCGGAGCGGGTCGACCTGCTCTGGAACCGGATGTTCCTCGACCCGATCCTGCGCGGCTCCCACGCCCCCGAGCTCGCCGCGCGCACCGAGGGGATGACCTGGCAGGGCCGGGCCTGGCAGGAGTTCGTCCACGACGGCGACCTGGCCCTGATCGGCGCGCCACTGGACGTGCTCGGCGTGAACTACTACCACGGCGATGGCGCCTCGGGACGTACTCACCCGGCCGCCGACCTGCTCGGCTCGCGGATCAGCCACCCGACCCGGCCGACGCTGTCGCCCTTCCCCGGCGGGCAGGACATCGTGTTCCCGCGGCGGGGGCTGCCGGTGACCGGGCTGGACTGGGAGGTGCAGCCGGAGGGGCTGACCCGGCTGCTGCGGCGCCTGCACGAGGACTACGCCGCACCGGCGCTGTACATCACCGAGAACGGTGCGGCCTACGAGGACGTCGTCGCGCCCGACGGCTCCGTGCACGACCCGGAGCGGCTCGCCTACATCGAGCAGCACCTGCTGGCGATCGCCGACGCGATCGACGCCGGGGTGGACGTGCGCGGCTACTTCGCCTGGTCGTTCCTCGACAACTTCGAGTGGGCCTACGGCTACGCGCAGCGGTTCGGGATCGTCCACGTCGACTACGCGACCCAGCGGCGCACGCCCAAGTCGAGCGCGCTCTGGTACGCCGACGTCGCGCGCACCGGCCGGGTTCCGGTCCGGCCGGCGTCACCGGCCTCGCCGACCTCGCCGACCTCGCCGTCGGCCGCCGAGGCGGTCGGATAG
- a CDS encoding LacI family DNA-binding transcriptional regulator: protein MSQPPEDQRPGQAPTLDEVARMAGVSRATASRAINGGNRVSRPAREAVEAAVRALGYTPNPAARSLVTRRTDSVALVVPEPDERVFSDPFFVHTLRSVNRVLAPRDLQLVLLLARPDDEERLLRYLRKRHVDGAIVVSHHRSDRLADHLADLELPCAFVGRPWTGDDRVAYVDTDNEAGSRIATELLVSRGCRTIGHVAGPADMTAAVDRRTGWHGAIAAAGLRDDLSADGDFTEAGGEEAAAALLERCPELDGLVVASDLMAVGALRALEAAGRRVPRDVAVVGYDDLGMAERTTPALTTIRQPIGDMAEQATRLLLEQIDDRRPSVAIRVVFPPRLVTRDSA from the coding sequence GTGAGCCAGCCGCCCGAGGACCAGCGTCCCGGGCAGGCGCCGACCCTCGACGAGGTCGCCCGCATGGCGGGGGTCTCCCGGGCGACGGCGTCGCGGGCGATCAACGGCGGCAACCGGGTCTCGCGCCCGGCCCGGGAGGCCGTCGAGGCGGCGGTGCGGGCGCTGGGCTACACGCCGAACCCGGCGGCCCGCAGCCTGGTGACCCGGCGGACCGACTCGGTCGCGCTCGTCGTACCCGAGCCGGACGAGCGGGTCTTCTCCGATCCCTTCTTCGTGCACACGCTGCGCAGCGTCAACCGCGTCCTCGCGCCGCGCGACCTGCAGCTGGTGCTGCTGCTGGCCCGGCCCGACGACGAGGAGCGGCTGCTGCGCTACCTGCGCAAGCGGCACGTCGACGGCGCCATCGTCGTCTCCCACCACCGCAGCGACCGGCTCGCCGACCACCTGGCCGACCTGGAGCTGCCGTGCGCGTTCGTCGGCCGGCCGTGGACCGGCGACGACCGGGTCGCGTACGTCGACACCGACAACGAGGCCGGCAGCCGGATCGCGACCGAGCTGCTGGTGTCGCGCGGCTGCCGCACGATCGGGCACGTGGCCGGACCGGCGGACATGACGGCGGCGGTCGACCGTCGTACCGGATGGCACGGCGCGATCGCGGCCGCGGGCCTGCGGGACGACCTGAGCGCCGACGGCGACTTCACCGAGGCCGGCGGCGAGGAGGCGGCCGCCGCCCTCCTGGAGCGCTGCCCGGAGCTGGACGGCCTCGTCGTCGCCTCCGACCTGATGGCCGTCGGCGCGCTCCGCGCCCTGGAGGCCGCCGGGCGCCGGGTGCCGCGCGACGTCGCCGTCGTCGGGTACGACGACCTCGGGATGGCCGAGCGGACCACCCCCGCGCTGACCACGATCCGGCAGCCGATCGGCGACATGGCCGAGCAGGCCACCCGGCTGCTGCTGGAGCAGATCGACGACCGCCGCCCCTCGGTCGCGATCCGCGTCGTGTTCCCGCCCCGCCTGGTGACCCGCGACAGCGCCTGA